A region of Geobacillus sp. 46C-IIa DNA encodes the following proteins:
- the ispG gene encoding flavodoxin-dependent (E)-4-hydroxy-3-methylbut-2-enyl-diphosphate synthase: MSEIIHRSKTRPVRVGPLTIGGSNEVVIQSMTTTKTHDVDATVAQIHRLEEAGCQVVRVACPDERAADAIPEIKRRINIPLVADIHFDYKLALKAIEGGVDKIRINPGNIGRREKVEVVVKAAKERGVPIRIGVNAGSLEKRILEKYGYPTADGMVESALYHIRILEELDFHDIIVSLKASDVRLAIEAYEKAARTFDYPLHVGITEAGTLFSGTIKSAVGLGAILSKGIGNTIRVSLSADPVEEVKVAREILKTFGLASNAATLISCPTCGRIEIDLISIANEIEDYIAKIKAPIKVAVLGCAVNGPGEAREADIGIAGARGEGLLFRHGKIVRKVPEEQMVEELKKEVDKLAEEYFAKQKEKEAALKGGGLE; this comes from the coding sequence GTGAGTGAAATCATCCATCGTTCAAAAACGCGGCCAGTCCGCGTCGGGCCGCTGACGATCGGCGGCAGCAACGAAGTCGTCATCCAAAGCATGACAACGACAAAAACGCACGATGTCGACGCGACTGTGGCCCAAATTCACCGGCTTGAGGAGGCGGGCTGCCAAGTCGTCCGCGTCGCCTGTCCGGACGAACGGGCCGCTGACGCCATACCGGAAATTAAGAGGCGAATCAACATCCCGCTTGTCGCCGACATCCACTTTGACTATAAATTGGCGTTAAAAGCGATTGAAGGCGGCGTCGATAAAATCCGCATCAACCCGGGCAATATCGGGCGCCGCGAGAAGGTGGAAGTGGTCGTCAAAGCCGCGAAAGAACGCGGCGTGCCGATCCGCATCGGCGTCAACGCCGGGTCGCTTGAGAAACGCATTTTAGAGAAATACGGATATCCGACCGCCGACGGCATGGTCGAGAGCGCCTTGTACCATATCCGCATTTTGGAGGAGCTCGATTTTCACGATATTATCGTTTCGTTAAAAGCGTCCGATGTCCGTCTCGCCATTGAAGCGTATGAAAAAGCGGCGCGCACGTTTGACTACCCGCTTCACGTCGGCATTACCGAAGCCGGGACGCTCTTTTCCGGCACGATTAAAAGCGCAGTCGGACTCGGTGCCATTTTAAGCAAAGGCATCGGCAATACGATCCGCGTTTCCTTAAGCGCCGATCCGGTTGAAGAGGTGAAAGTGGCGCGCGAAATTTTAAAAACGTTCGGGCTCGCCTCCAATGCAGCGACGCTCATTTCCTGCCCGACGTGCGGGCGGATTGAGATCGACTTGATCAGCATCGCCAATGAAATCGAGGACTATATCGCCAAAATTAAGGCACCGATCAAAGTCGCCGTGCTCGGCTGCGCCGTCAACGGACCGGGCGAAGCGCGCGAAGCCGATATCGGCATTGCCGGCGCCCGCGGCGAGGGTCTGTTGTTCCGCCACGGCAAAATTGTCCGCAAAGTGCCGGAAGAGCAGATGGTCGAAGAACTGAAGAAAGAAGTCGACAAGCTGGCCGAAGAATATTTTGCGAAACAAAAGGAAAAAGAAGCTGCTCTGAAAGGTGGCGGTCTAGAGTAA
- a CDS encoding LysM domain-containing protein, with amino-acid sequence MKKWFLLLIAFLVGYIAYEDLTVGTLPASSKTPVVRENIGIPAYKVIKIKAGDTLLSIAEREQQGPLPVSIETLIRDFEKLNPEAKADALQIGKTYKIPVYEK; translated from the coding sequence ATGAAAAAGTGGTTTTTATTGCTCATCGCCTTCCTTGTCGGCTATATCGCGTACGAAGATTTAACCGTCGGAACACTTCCGGCATCATCGAAGACACCGGTTGTTCGAGAGAACATAGGCATTCCCGCTTATAAGGTGATCAAAATCAAAGCTGGCGACACACTGTTATCCATTGCCGAACGCGAACAGCAAGGGCCGCTTCCCGTTTCCATTGAGACATTGATTCGCGACTTTGAAAAACTAAATCCGGAAGCAAAAGCAGATGCCCTTCAAATTGGAAAAACATACAAAATCCCGGTGTACGAAAAATAA
- a CDS encoding methyl-accepting chemotaxis protein, producing MRKTFGKIRLQSQLMILFVGILTATVGTVGVISYVKAKHEMMLAIEHRLQRETDIMYELAQQFLFMYVGDQKRFMERVNTSVRKQQAELMQDGIPAEFFLVTETAHPFHVNRRSRLVFSEMLIERIKKEKNGISYTVINGNDYTLVYRSIQELKGVYVIVVPTSSYMNAIHQMAVFIFTATLIGACAASLLIVAFVRTLTAPIIRLQEAMKKVAGGDLSPSPLIVSRTREIQSLVGSFQQMVQNMREMMYHICVTTEQLADKGEQLKTVSKKTMQSNEKLMGTIGIVKQGAEETASSSDLTIAFFQQMKEDIMQVTKQMEMIEESSQYMNTAALEGGRQTKQMTQLVQAFEHEFAKMAEAVREVENYSSLVVTVVQVIRDIAEQTKYLSLNATIEAARAGEAGKGFAVVAKEVRSLAEQSGKAAESVAKTMTEMVEVIIKASKQCTDVSGRFSDYIQASYQSQNALDELLKEIAVVTENIEKMKRSMVELAQSIPAIEHATVSFVSTAQQTLASAEQMLYSSRAQTMEMKTMHAIGFEIIELGQTLRKRVERFEMSG from the coding sequence ATGAGAAAGACATTTGGAAAGATAAGGCTGCAAAGTCAGCTGATGATTCTATTTGTCGGTATTTTGACCGCCACAGTCGGAACAGTTGGCGTAATATCGTATGTAAAAGCCAAACATGAAATGATGCTGGCGATTGAACACCGCCTTCAGCGAGAAACCGATATAATGTATGAATTGGCTCAGCAGTTTTTGTTTATGTACGTAGGAGATCAGAAGCGGTTTATGGAACGGGTGAATACAAGCGTCCGCAAGCAACAGGCAGAACTGATGCAGGACGGAATACCAGCCGAATTTTTTCTCGTTACTGAAACGGCCCATCCGTTCCACGTAAATCGGCGTTCGCGTCTTGTGTTTTCAGAAATGCTCATCGAACGCATCAAAAAAGAAAAGAACGGCATTTCTTATACAGTTATAAATGGGAATGATTATACGCTTGTTTATCGAAGCATACAGGAGTTAAAAGGAGTTTACGTCATTGTTGTGCCTACCAGTTCATACATGAACGCCATCCACCAAATGGCTGTTTTCATTTTTACGGCAACGCTCATCGGTGCATGCGCTGCTTCGCTCCTAATTGTCGCGTTTGTACGCACGTTGACAGCACCGATCATCCGGCTTCAGGAAGCGATGAAAAAGGTAGCCGGTGGCGACTTGAGCCCTAGCCCGCTCATTGTTTCCCGAACGCGGGAAATCCAATCATTGGTTGGCAGTTTTCAGCAGATGGTTCAAAATATGAGGGAGATGATGTATCATATATGCGTTACAACGGAGCAGTTGGCAGATAAAGGGGAACAATTAAAAACAGTGTCTAAAAAAACGATGCAAAGCAATGAGAAATTGATGGGGACAATTGGAATTGTCAAGCAAGGAGCTGAAGAAACCGCTTCTTCCTCCGATTTAACGATTGCTTTTTTTCAACAAATGAAAGAAGACATTATGCAGGTCACGAAACAGATGGAAATGATCGAGGAAAGCTCGCAATATATGAATACAGCCGCCCTTGAGGGAGGGAGACAAACGAAACAAATGACTCAGTTGGTTCAGGCGTTTGAACACGAATTTGCCAAAATGGCGGAAGCGGTAAGAGAGGTCGAGAATTACTCATCATTGGTTGTCACGGTCGTGCAAGTCATTCGTGATATCGCTGAGCAAACAAAATATCTTTCTTTGAACGCGACGATTGAGGCGGCAAGAGCGGGAGAGGCCGGAAAAGGATTTGCTGTGGTGGCCAAGGAAGTGAGATCATTAGCGGAACAGTCCGGGAAAGCAGCTGAATCGGTCGCCAAAACAATGACGGAGATGGTGGAAGTTATTATAAAAGCTTCTAAGCAATGCACTGACGTTTCAGGACGTTTTTCTGACTACATACAGGCATCTTATCAATCCCAAAACGCTCTTGATGAACTGCTAAAAGAAATTGCTGTTGTTACAGAGAATATTGAAAAAATGAAGCGAAGCATGGTTGAGCTGGCCCAATCAATTCCGGCTATAGAGCACGCGACGGTTTCGTTTGTATCAACGGCCCAACAAACGCTGGCAAGCGCCGAACAAATGCTGTATTCTTCTCGTGCCCAAACAATGGAAATGAAAACGATGCATGCGATCGGGTTCGAAATCATTGAGCTCGGTCAAACGTTGAGGAAACGTGTTGAACGGTTTGAAATGAGCGGATAA
- a CDS encoding DUF1189 domain-containing protein has protein sequence MNVFVQLWKSLYSPKDIARFRFQGIGKTIGYLFLLTLLSVLPTFYYASTSLAESIRTTSALLRNDLPPFSIENGELRSEAAEPIHIDQGGFTIIFDSTGKVTRREVERLPNAIALLKHEAVLVAGYQAQHYSYATFPDVTITDEDVRAFIASLQSLLPVLIPLFGLVLYVLACAGKFVSVCLLAFFGLMFAGMLDKKLRYRHTWIMSAYAITLSTVFFALMETVQTIVPYSTFIHWFVSLAVFFLAVKEVPAAAQRND, from the coding sequence ATGAATGTATTCGTCCAACTATGGAAAAGCCTATATTCCCCCAAAGACATCGCCCGTTTTCGATTTCAAGGAATTGGAAAAACAATTGGCTATTTGTTTTTGCTGACGCTTTTATCCGTTCTCCCGACTTTTTACTATGCTTCAACGTCGCTAGCTGAGAGCATCCGCACGACAAGCGCTTTGTTGCGTAACGACCTCCCGCCCTTTTCGATTGAAAACGGCGAGCTTCGCTCAGAAGCGGCTGAACCGATTCATATTGACCAGGGTGGATTTACGATCATTTTTGACAGCACGGGTAAGGTGACGAGACGGGAGGTAGAACGGCTGCCGAACGCCATCGCCTTGTTGAAACATGAGGCTGTGCTCGTCGCCGGCTATCAGGCGCAGCACTACAGCTATGCCACGTTTCCGGACGTGACCATCACGGACGAGGACGTGCGCGCGTTTATTGCCAGCTTGCAGTCGCTTCTCCCCGTTCTTATTCCGCTTTTCGGGCTTGTTTTATATGTGCTCGCTTGCGCGGGAAAATTCGTCAGCGTTTGCTTGCTCGCTTTTTTTGGCCTCATGTTTGCCGGCATGTTAGACAAAAAGCTTCGCTACCGTCATACATGGATCATGTCGGCTTATGCGATTACGCTGTCGACTGTCTTTTTTGCTTTAATGGAGACAGTCCAAACGATCGTCCCGTACAGCACCTTTATCCATTGGTTCGTTTCGCTCGCCGTCTTTTTCTTAGCAGTCAAAGAAGTCCCTGCAGCCGCCCAACGCAATGACTAG
- the sodA gene encoding superoxide dismutase SodA translates to MPFELPALPYAYDALEPHIDKETMNIHHTKHHNTYVTNLNAALEGHADLQNKSLEELLSNLEALPESIRTAVRNNGGGHANHSLFWTILSPNGGGEPTGELAEAINQKFGSFAAFKDEFSKAAAGRFGSGWAWLVVNNGELEITSTPNQDSPIMEGKTPILGLDVWEHAYYLKYQNRRPEYIAAFWNVVNWDEVAKRYSEAKAK, encoded by the coding sequence ATGCCATTTGAACTGCCGGCATTGCCGTATGCGTACGATGCGCTCGAGCCGCATATCGACAAAGAAACGATGAACATCCACCACACGAAGCACCATAACACATACGTGACGAACTTAAATGCGGCGCTTGAAGGGCATGCTGATTTGCAAAACAAATCGTTGGAAGAGTTGCTCAGCAATTTGGAAGCCCTTCCGGAAAGCATTCGCACCGCAGTGCGCAACAACGGCGGCGGCCATGCGAACCATTCGCTCTTCTGGACGATTTTATCGCCAAACGGCGGCGGCGAGCCGACAGGTGAGCTGGCTGAAGCGATCAACCAAAAATTCGGCAGCTTTGCGGCGTTTAAAGACGAGTTTTCGAAAGCAGCGGCTGGCCGTTTCGGCTCCGGCTGGGCGTGGCTTGTCGTCAACAACGGCGAGCTGGAAATTACGAGCACGCCGAACCAAGACTCGCCGATCATGGAAGGCAAAACGCCGATCCTTGGCTTGGACGTTTGGGAGCATGCGTACTACTTGAAATACCAAAACCGCCGTCCGGAATACATCGCGGCGTTCTGGAACGTCGTCAACTGGGATGAAGTCGCGAAACGATACAGCGAAGCAAAAGCAAAATAA
- a CDS encoding MFS transporter produces MSLFEKLTGQERMDRDLLLLLCIGGFYALAVSLSNTFVNIYLWKQTGDFRDLALYNLAVVTMQPLTFLFAGRLAKQIDRILILRLGVSCLAVFFVTVLFVGPRAHQYLLVLGALLGVGYGFYWLAFNVLTFEITEPETRDFFNGFFGVLTSSAGMIGPIVAGYMISSLAGLKGYTLVFSLSLGLFIVAVLLSFFLKRRTAAGKYLFLRILKERNQNENWRLITNAHFFQGLREGSFVFVISVLVYVTSNSEWALGKYGLVNSFTSFVAYYAVSRLMRQEYRMKAILLGGLLLYAAIFLIVLQPSYPRLIVYAVTIAVAYPILLVPYSSLTFDVIGRSWKSAEARVEYIVVRELFLNAGRMASILAFLAAVTLFGEKMGIRMLMFVCGAGHLVIYWFVRRIRFTDGRPERDRPETLLFRTKLAGERGGSSV; encoded by the coding sequence ATGTCATTATTCGAAAAATTGACTGGCCAAGAACGGATGGATCGCGATTTGCTGCTGCTTCTTTGCATCGGCGGGTTTTATGCGCTTGCTGTCTCGCTGTCCAATACGTTTGTCAACATTTATTTATGGAAACAGACCGGTGACTTTCGCGACTTGGCGCTGTATAATTTGGCGGTCGTCACCATGCAGCCGCTGACGTTTCTATTCGCCGGCCGGCTGGCGAAACAAATTGACCGCATTCTTATCCTGCGGCTCGGGGTGTCGTGTTTAGCCGTTTTTTTTGTCACTGTTTTGTTCGTCGGTCCCCGAGCCCATCAATATTTGCTCGTTCTCGGCGCGCTGTTGGGGGTTGGCTATGGCTTTTATTGGTTGGCGTTTAACGTGTTGACGTTTGAAATTACGGAACCGGAAACGCGCGACTTTTTTAACGGTTTTTTCGGAGTGCTCACATCGTCAGCCGGCATGATCGGACCGATTGTCGCCGGCTATATGATTTCATCGCTCGCCGGCCTAAAAGGGTATACGCTCGTTTTCTCGCTGTCGCTTGGCTTGTTTATTGTCGCCGTGCTGCTCAGCTTCTTTCTCAAGCGCCGTACAGCGGCGGGAAAATACTTATTTCTTCGCATTTTAAAGGAACGGAACCAAAATGAGAATTGGCGGTTGATTACGAACGCTCATTTTTTTCAAGGACTGCGTGAAGGGTCGTTTGTGTTTGTCATTTCGGTGTTGGTGTATGTCACCTCAAACAGTGAATGGGCGCTCGGCAAGTACGGGCTCGTCAATTCATTTACATCGTTTGTCGCCTACTATGCAGTTTCCCGGCTGATGAGGCAGGAATATCGGATGAAAGCCATTTTATTGGGAGGACTGTTGCTCTATGCGGCCATTTTTCTCATTGTCCTTCAGCCGTCTTACCCCCGTTTGATTGTTTATGCCGTCACGATCGCCGTCGCTTACCCGATTTTGCTCGTTCCGTACTCCTCATTAACGTTTGATGTAATCGGGAGGAGCTGGAAATCGGCAGAGGCGCGCGTTGAGTATATTGTCGTCCGCGAGCTGTTTTTAAACGCCGGGCGGATGGCATCGATTTTAGCCTTTTTGGCGGCGGTGACATTGTTTGGGGAAAAGATGGGCATTCGTATGCTCATGTTTGTATGCGGGGCTGGACATCTGGTGATTTACTGGTTCGTCCGCCGCATTCGTTTCACGGATGGCCGCCCGGAACGGGACCGGCCGGAGACGCTCTTGTTTCGGACGAAGCTGGCCGGTGAACGGGGCGGCTCATCGGTGTAA
- a CDS encoding penicillin-binding protein 2 codes for MKRKKRAQVPIRLNILFFFVFLLFSVLILRLGVVQIVYGEDYRREVERTQDEVVSTPVPRGKIFDRFGQVIVDNTPQKAITYTRSKTTQPEEILEVARKLAQYIDIPDAEKKVTERDMKDYWILTRPDEAKKKVSERERKTLADQGLTQKEIDKKVYEWTLDRITEKDLAQISPAELEVIAIKREMESGYALTPQTVKSKGVTDREYAVVSEHLSELPGVNTTVDWDRKYVYDNTFRSVLGSVTEEDEGVPRERLDHFLARDYSRNDRVGKSYLEMQYEEVLHGKKAKVKNIVDKSGNVVSVEQVYPGERGKDLVLTVDAELQQQVEQIIEQEILATKRKGRSPLLDRAFVVMMNPKTGEVLAMAGKLLRDGEFVDFAIGNITSAYAMGSAVKGATVLTGFQTGVLHPNTYIKDEPLYIAGTPVKKSWKTMGTINELTALKQSSNVYMFKTAIAIGGGVYRPHRPLDINPAAFTTMRHYFSQFGLGVKTGIDLPNELGGFQGQSMRGGFLLDLAIGQYDMYTPMQLAQYVSTIANGGYRMKPLLVKEIREPSVDGKEPGRIIRRFEPVVLNRVDMKTEYIQRVQEGFRRVMQEPGGTAYSYFANAPYNPAGKTGTAEAFYDGPTQSRRNDPTYNLTLIGYAPYNDPQVSFVVVVPWATQGESDGINNRIGRRVLDAYFELKAKRVNGEKAAAQTSGQQ; via the coding sequence ATGAAACGGAAGAAGCGGGCGCAAGTGCCGATCCGGTTAAACATTTTGTTTTTCTTTGTCTTTTTATTGTTTTCAGTGCTTATTTTGCGCTTGGGCGTTGTGCAAATTGTGTACGGAGAGGACTATCGCCGCGAAGTGGAACGGACGCAGGATGAAGTTGTCAGCACGCCGGTGCCGCGCGGCAAAATTTTCGACCGGTTTGGCCAAGTGATCGTCGACAATACACCACAAAAGGCGATTACGTATACGCGCTCAAAAACGACTCAACCAGAAGAAATATTGGAAGTGGCAAGGAAGCTCGCTCAATATATTGATATTCCGGATGCCGAAAAAAAAGTGACCGAACGCGATATGAAAGACTATTGGATTTTGACGCGCCCGGACGAGGCGAAAAAGAAAGTGAGCGAACGAGAACGGAAAACGCTCGCTGATCAAGGCTTGACGCAAAAAGAAATTGACAAAAAAGTATATGAGTGGACGCTCGACCGCATTACAGAGAAGGACTTGGCGCAAATTTCGCCGGCAGAGCTTGAAGTGATTGCCATTAAGCGTGAGATGGAAAGCGGCTATGCGCTGACGCCGCAGACGGTGAAAAGCAAAGGCGTGACTGACCGCGAATATGCGGTCGTCAGCGAACACTTAAGCGAGCTGCCCGGTGTCAACACGACCGTTGATTGGGACCGGAAATACGTCTACGACAACACGTTCCGCTCCGTGCTCGGGAGCGTGACGGAAGAAGATGAGGGCGTCCCGCGCGAGCGGCTCGACCACTTTTTAGCCCGCGACTACAGCCGCAACGACCGCGTCGGCAAAAGTTATTTGGAGATGCAGTATGAAGAAGTGCTCCACGGCAAAAAGGCGAAAGTGAAAAACATCGTGGACAAATCAGGCAACGTCGTCTCGGTTGAGCAAGTGTATCCGGGCGAGCGCGGCAAAGATCTCGTTTTGACGGTCGATGCCGAACTGCAACAACAAGTCGAGCAAATTATTGAGCAGGAGATTTTGGCCACGAAGCGCAAAGGCCGCTCCCCGCTCTTGGACCGGGCGTTCGTCGTTATGATGAATCCAAAAACGGGCGAAGTATTGGCGATGGCCGGAAAGCTCCTTCGGGACGGCGAGTTTGTCGACTTTGCCATCGGCAACATCACATCGGCTTACGCGATGGGGTCGGCGGTGAAAGGGGCAACGGTGCTCACCGGCTTCCAAACCGGGGTGCTCCATCCGAATACGTATATTAAGGATGAGCCGCTCTATATCGCGGGAACTCCAGTGAAAAAATCATGGAAAACGATGGGGACGATCAACGAGCTGACCGCGCTTAAACAATCATCGAACGTCTATATGTTCAAAACCGCTATCGCCATCGGCGGTGGCGTATACCGTCCGCATCGGCCGCTTGACATCAATCCGGCGGCGTTTACGACGATGCGCCATTATTTCAGCCAATTCGGGTTGGGCGTGAAAACCGGCATCGACTTGCCGAACGAATTGGGCGGTTTCCAAGGCCAAAGTATGCGCGGCGGGTTTTTGCTTGACTTGGCGATCGGCCAGTACGACATGTATACGCCGATGCAGCTGGCGCAATACGTTTCGACGATCGCCAACGGCGGCTACCGGATGAAGCCGCTTTTGGTCAAAGAAATCCGCGAGCCGTCCGTTGACGGAAAAGAGCCTGGCCGGATCATTCGGCGGTTTGAGCCGGTCGTTTTAAACCGCGTCGATATGAAAACCGAGTACATTCAACGGGTGCAGGAAGGATTTCGCCGCGTCATGCAAGAGCCGGGGGGGACGGCGTATTCGTATTTTGCCAATGCCCCGTACAATCCGGCCGGTAAAACAGGGACGGCCGAAGCGTTTTATGACGGACCGACCCAAAGCCGGCGGAATGATCCAACGTACAACTTGACGCTTATTGGCTATGCGCCGTATAACGATCCGCAAGTATCGTTCGTGGTCGTTGTCCCATGGGCGACGCAAGGGGAAAGCGACGGCATTAACAACCGCATCGGCCGCCGCGTTTTAGATGCGTATTTTGAATTGAAGGCAAAGAGGGTAAATGGAGAGAAGGCAGCCGCACAAACAAGCGGGCAACAATAA